Proteins encoded together in one Shewanella oneidensis MR-1 window:
- the lptG gene encoding LPS export ABC transporter permease LptG, whose translation MKILDLYIARVLLSTSALCLLVLTGLSGIIKWVDQLRLVGRGTYTMMDAGIYVLFLVPRDIEMFFPMAVLLGALIGMGMLASNSELVVMQASGMSRLQITLSAMKTAVPLMLMVMALGEWGAPIAEQKANELQAIKLSGGSLIKSHRGIWAKDGDLFVNIGEVADIDKLNNITLYKFNSELKLTNVVHAESALFSKDSWLLTDVKRTDLSYDEVKLEHLDEDVWRSSLTPDKLSVVSVKPEALSIRGLMGYLEYLNSNSQDPSRYELALWRKVMQPVTVGVMMLVALSFVFGPLRTVTMGARVLLGVVAGFSFYISNEIFGPMSIVYELPAYVGAMAPSLLFTGVAFYFIRR comes from the coding sequence ATGAAGATTTTAGACCTTTATATTGCCCGAGTTTTATTAAGCACTTCGGCATTGTGTTTACTGGTGCTAACGGGCTTGTCAGGCATTATTAAGTGGGTGGACCAACTGCGCTTAGTGGGTCGCGGTACCTACACTATGATGGACGCGGGGATTTATGTGTTATTCCTCGTGCCCCGCGATATTGAAATGTTTTTCCCGATGGCGGTGCTGTTAGGTGCCTTGATCGGTATGGGAATGTTAGCCTCAAACTCTGAGTTGGTGGTGATGCAGGCATCGGGTATGTCGCGTTTGCAGATCACCCTATCGGCGATGAAAACCGCAGTACCGCTGATGTTGATGGTGATGGCATTAGGGGAGTGGGGCGCCCCAATTGCGGAGCAAAAGGCCAACGAGCTACAAGCCATTAAACTCTCCGGTGGCAGTTTGATTAAGTCCCACCGAGGTATTTGGGCAAAAGATGGCGATTTGTTCGTTAATATTGGTGAAGTTGCGGATATCGATAAGCTCAACAATATCACTTTATATAAGTTTAACAGTGAGTTAAAACTCACTAATGTGGTACATGCAGAGAGTGCATTATTTAGTAAAGACAGCTGGCTGTTAACGGACGTTAAGCGAACTGACTTAAGCTATGACGAAGTAAAACTTGAACATTTAGACGAAGATGTTTGGCGCTCAAGCCTGACGCCCGACAAACTCAGCGTGGTGTCGGTGAAACCCGAGGCCTTATCGATCCGTGGTTTGATGGGATACTTAGAGTATCTTAATAGCAATAGCCAAGACCCAAGCCGTTACGAATTAGCACTTTGGCGCAAGGTGATGCAGCCTGTTACCGTTGGGGTGATGATGCTGGTGGCTTTATCCTTTGTGTTTGGTCCGTTGCGAACTGTGACTATGGGCGCACGGGTGTTACTCGGTGTGGTTGCTGGATTTAGTTTCTATATCAGTAATGAGATATTTGGCCCCATGAGTATTGTTTATGAGCTACCCGCTTATGTGGGGGCGATGGCGCCAAGTCTGCTATTTACTGGCGTTGCTTTTTACTTTATTCGACGGTGA
- the lptF gene encoding LPS export ABC transporter permease LptF, whose translation MIVFRYLIREVLKAQIAVLFVLLTIFISQHFVRILADASDGEFPASLIATLIGLNLPYLVVLVLPLSLFLGILMAHGRMYAENEMVILHGVGVSEWYVTRVTLILAVINMLFTGYLSLYVAPWAEEQQNQVLEKAQSEAGLAALVQGRFQASPNGRAVLFVERIGKDNELEKVFVAQLPDPNDEIGLTNVVVAKGGRVIEDQNGSQQLQLNDGVRYQGSPQQKDYQMIEFGGYKMQIKEQQVDERRRKLSALPLGELLKIDGPEAVAEFHWRLAIPLAIPIMTLIAVPLARVNVRQGKFAKMLPAVLLYLGYFGLMVAGRKALQDGVIPLYLGMWWIHLSALIMGILLLGKDRPLFTRLSAAMARKKVAA comes from the coding sequence GTGATTGTATTTAGATACCTTATTCGAGAAGTTTTAAAAGCGCAAATTGCAGTACTTTTTGTACTGTTAACTATTTTTATTAGCCAGCATTTCGTGCGCATATTAGCCGATGCCTCAGACGGTGAATTTCCCGCTTCTCTGATTGCGACCTTGATAGGTCTCAACTTACCTTATCTCGTTGTTCTGGTTTTACCTTTAAGCTTATTCCTTGGGATTTTGATGGCCCATGGTCGCATGTATGCCGAGAATGAAATGGTCATTCTGCACGGTGTCGGCGTGAGTGAATGGTATGTTACCCGAGTGACCTTAATTCTTGCCGTTATTAACATGCTGTTTACGGGGTATTTGTCCCTCTATGTCGCGCCTTGGGCGGAAGAACAGCAAAACCAAGTGCTCGAGAAAGCCCAATCTGAAGCCGGGCTTGCCGCGCTTGTGCAAGGGCGTTTTCAGGCCAGTCCCAACGGCCGTGCAGTACTGTTTGTCGAGCGCATTGGTAAGGATAACGAGCTTGAGAAAGTGTTCGTGGCCCAACTCCCCGATCCAAATGATGAAATAGGCTTAACCAATGTGGTTGTGGCTAAGGGGGGCCGCGTGATTGAAGATCAAAACGGTTCGCAACAGCTACAACTCAATGATGGGGTGCGCTATCAGGGCAGCCCACAACAGAAAGACTACCAAATGATTGAGTTTGGTGGTTATAAGATGCAAATCAAAGAACAACAGGTTGATGAACGTCGTCGTAAGCTTTCGGCTTTACCCTTAGGCGAATTATTGAAAATTGACGGTCCAGAGGCCGTGGCCGAATTCCATTGGCGTCTTGCAATTCCGCTAGCGATTCCCATTATGACCTTAATTGCAGTACCTTTGGCTCGGGTCAATGTGCGCCAAGGGAAATTTGCTAAAATGCTGCCGGCCGTTCTCCTCTATCTTGGTTACTTCGGCTTGATGGTTGCAGGGCGTAAAGCACTGCAAGATGGCGTTATCCCTCTGTATTTAGGCATGTGGTGGATCCATTTGTCGGCACTGATTATGGGAATTTTACTGCTCGGCAAAGACAGGCCTTTATTTACTCGTTTATCAGCGGCAATGGCGCGTAAAAAGGTGGCTGCATGA
- the pepA gene encoding leucyl aminopeptidase has protein sequence MEFSVKSGSPEKQRSACIVVGVYEPRRLSGIAEQLDKISEGYISNLLRRGDLEGKPGQMLLLHHVPNVLSERVLLVGCGKERELDERQYKQIITKTINTLNETGSMEAVCFLTELHVKGRDTYWKVRQAVETTNSSLYCFDALKTRKGETRRPLRKLVFNVPTRRELTLGERAIEHGMAVSSGMHLCRDVANMPPNICNPAYLASQARQLAEIHENLHVSTVGEEQMAKLGMNSYLAVGRASANESIMTVMEYKGAVDSTEKPIVLIGKGLTFDSGGISLKPGEAMDEMKYDMGGAAGVIGTMKAICEMKLPINVVGILAGCENMPSGNAYRPGDILTTLSGQTVEVLNTDAEGRLVLCDVLTYVERFDPELVIDTATLTGACVIALGKHASGLFSSHNPLAHELLNAGEQSGDRAWRMPLWDEYQDMLDSPFADMTNLGGRPAGAITAACFLSRFAKKYNWAHLDVAGTAWNSGANKGSTGRPVPILTQFLINRAGVELGE, from the coding sequence ATGGAGTTTAGCGTAAAGAGCGGTAGCCCCGAAAAACAACGCTCAGCCTGCATCGTTGTCGGTGTTTATGAACCCCGCCGTCTATCCGGTATCGCCGAGCAATTAGACAAGATTAGCGAAGGTTATATCAGTAATCTACTGCGTCGCGGCGATTTAGAAGGAAAGCCTGGGCAGATGTTATTACTGCACCACGTTCCTAATGTATTGAGTGAACGAGTGCTGTTAGTCGGTTGTGGCAAAGAACGAGAACTAGACGAACGCCAGTACAAGCAGATCATCACTAAAACCATCAACACCTTAAATGAAACAGGTTCAATGGAAGCCGTATGCTTCTTAACCGAGTTACACGTGAAAGGTCGCGATACCTATTGGAAAGTTCGCCAAGCAGTAGAAACCACCAATAGCAGTTTATACTGCTTCGACGCCCTCAAAACCCGTAAAGGTGAAACCCGTCGTCCACTGCGTAAGTTGGTATTTAATGTACCCACACGCCGTGAGTTGACCTTAGGTGAGCGCGCGATTGAGCATGGTATGGCGGTTTCTTCAGGTATGCATTTATGTCGCGATGTGGCTAATATGCCGCCAAATATTTGTAACCCCGCCTATTTAGCCTCTCAAGCTCGCCAATTAGCTGAAATTCATGAAAACCTGCATGTATCAACTGTAGGTGAAGAACAAATGGCGAAACTCGGCATGAACTCCTACCTTGCAGTAGGACGCGCCAGCGCCAATGAATCCATTATGACAGTAATGGAATACAAGGGTGCTGTTGACAGCACTGAAAAACCTATCGTATTGATTGGTAAAGGATTGACCTTCGACTCTGGCGGTATTTCGTTAAAGCCAGGCGAAGCCATGGACGAAATGAAATACGACATGGGTGGCGCTGCAGGTGTTATCGGCACCATGAAAGCCATTTGTGAAATGAAGCTACCTATCAACGTCGTCGGTATTCTCGCAGGCTGTGAAAACATGCCATCGGGTAATGCTTACCGCCCAGGTGACATTTTAACCACCCTGTCGGGGCAAACCGTTGAAGTACTCAACACCGACGCCGAAGGCCGTTTGGTACTGTGTGACGTGTTAACCTATGTTGAACGTTTCGACCCTGAACTGGTGATCGACACCGCAACACTCACTGGTGCCTGTGTGATTGCCTTAGGAAAACATGCTTCTGGTTTGTTCTCATCGCACAATCCACTCGCCCATGAGCTACTCAATGCAGGTGAGCAAAGTGGTGACCGCGCATGGCGCATGCCACTGTGGGATGAGTACCAAGATATGCTCGATAGCCCATTTGCGGATATGACCAACTTAGGTGGTCGTCCAGCCGGTGCGATTACTGCAGCTTGTTTCCTGTCGCGTTTCGCGAAAAAGTACAACTGGGCTCACTTAGATGTAGCAGGTACGGCGTGGAATAGCGGTGCGAATAAAGGCTCAACCGGCCGCCCTGTGCCAATTTTGACTCAGTTCCTGATCAACCGTGCTGGCGTCGAATTAGGCGAATAA